The Mycobacterium avium subsp. avium genomic sequence ACTGGGCGTGCGTCACCCGGTGCGTCTCGATCAGCCGCAAGACCGTCTCGGCGTCGAACTTCCTCATGATGATCGACGCGGCACCGACCCGGTTGACGGCCATCGTGTAGTTCACGCCCGCGGCGTGGTAGAGCGGTGCGGGGGACAGGTAGACGCTGCGCTGCGTCATGCCGTACTTGTGGATCAGCGCCAGCTCCAGCACCGACTGCGCCCAGGACCCGTTGCCGTCCTGGGGAAGTGGCCGCCGGACCGCCTTGGGCCGGCCGGTGGTGCCGGACGAATACAGCATCTCCGATCCGTCCGACACCGGTGGGGCATCGCCGGCGACGCCGAGTACCCCCTCGTAGTCGCGCCAGCCGGGCAGCTTGCCCCCGACCCCGATGTGCACCGCCGGGTTGGCGGAGCGCAGCCGGGCGGCGATTCCGGGCAGCGACGCGTCGACGAACACCGCCTTGGCATCCGAGTCGTCGATGACGTAAACGACCTCGTCCGCGGTGAAGTGGGTGTTGACCGGCGTGTAGTACAGGCCGGAAAGCTGGCAGCCCCAAGTGATTTCGAGGAACTCCGGCCGGTTGGGCAAGACCACGGCCACACCGTCGCCGCGGCGCAGCCCCAGCTCGTGCAGCGCCGCGGCCACCCGCCGGCTGCGGTCGTGCAGTTCGCCGTACGAGATCGTGCCGCCGTCGGTGATCAGGGCCGGCGACTGTGCGGCCGCGAGCGCGTGCTCGGCGATGTTCACCCGGCCGGCCTAAGTCGTTGCGGCGCCGTCGGTCTGGGCAGCGGCGGCGGCCTGGCGGCGGGCCTGCTCGGACGGCAGCACCTTGTCCTTGAACACGGTCTGAATCAGCTCTTGGACGTCCTTGCTGATCGAGGCGAGCGCGACGAGGTCGTTGGAGCTCTGCCAGTGCACCCGCATGCCCATCAACTCCCAGGCCCGTTTCAGGTTCGCCTTGGTCGCCAGCAGGGTCGTCATGGGCGCCTGAGCGATGTGGCGGGCGATGGCCTCGACCCGCTCGTCGAGCTGGTCGCGCGGCACCACCTCGTTGACCAGCCCCACCTCGAGCGCCTTGCGGGCGTCGATCACCTCGGCCAGGTACAGGTAGTAGGCGGCGCGGCGCCAGTTCATGAAAATCCAAGGCTCGATGGAACATTCGCCCGACGGCATGCCGAAGCCCTGCAGCGGCGGGTAGGAGAAATAGGCGTCCTCGGCGGCGGTGACGATGTCGGTGGTCAGCCCGTAATGGGTGCCGCCGCCAACGCAGTAGCCGTGCACCTGGGCGATCGTCGGTTTGGAGAACTCCCACAGGTTCAGGATCGGCTTGACGAACAGATCGGTCTGCGGCTTCCACGGGGTGCCCATCACCTTCGCGCCCTCGACGAACGCCGGGTAGTCGACCGCGTTGTTGCCGATGGCGTGACCCGAGCAGAAGCCCTTGCCGTTGGCCTTCATGATCAGCACTTTGATGTCGTAGTCGCGGTCGGCGTCGGCCAGCGCCGCGTCGACCTCTTCGGCCAGCTTCTGGTCCTGGGCGTTGGCCTTCTCCGGCCAGTTCAGGGTGACGCGGGCGATCGGGCCTTCCTTCTGGTAGATGATTCTCTCGCGGGTCTCGTTGAGATCCATACGCGTTCAACCTTTCCTGGTATACGTTGGTTCACCTTGGTTCATGTCGGTTCAACCAGTGATGACCCCGATTTCGGCGCCGATCTGGTAGGTGGTCCCGACCTGCCCGGTCCACCGCACCGTGCCGGATGCTCCCGCCTCGATCTCCTGCTCGACCTTCTCGGTGGCGATCACGTAGATCGGGGTGCCCGCCTCGACGTGCTCACCGGCGCCGACCAGCAGCCCGGTGAGCTCGGCCTCCGATACCGCCACCGACACCCGGGGAATGCGAATGATGAAGTCAGCCGTGCGCCGTGGCCCCCGTCAGCGTCCTGCCCAACGTCTTCAGCGCCGCCGCCGCGATGCGCTCCGGGGACGGGTACACCTGCGCCTCCAGCGCGGCCGCGGCCGGATTGGGGACGAACCGGGCGGCGACCCGTTCGACGGGCGCGGCCAGCTCCGAAAACAGCCGCGAGTGCAGGATCGCCGCGACTTCGGCTCCGGGACCGGCGAATTGCACCGCGTCGTGCACGATCACGGCCCGGCGGGTGCGCCGCACGGACGCCACGACGGTGTCGACGTCCAGCGGTACCAGGGTGCGCAGGTCGACCACCTCGGCGCTGACGCCCTGGTCGCCCAGCATCGCCGCGGCAGCCAGCGCGTCGTGCACCGGGCGCCCGTAACCGATCAGGCTGACGTCGGCGCCGGGCCGCTTGATGTCGGCCTGGCCCAGCGGAATGCGGAAGCCGGGGTCGACGGGGACCCGGCCCTTCTTGCCCTGCAGCCGAATCGTCTCGATGAACAGGCACGGGTCGGGGTCGAAGATCGCCGAGCTCAGCAACCCCTTGCCGTCGCGCGGGGTGGCCGGCACGATCACCTTCAATCCCGGAATGTGCATGAACCATGCCTCCAGGCTCTGCGAATGCGTTGCGCCGGTGGATAATCCGGCATACACCTGGGTGCGTACGGTCAGCGGCGCCGACGTGCGTCCGGCCGTCATGAACCTCAGCTTGGCGGCGTTGTTGATCAGCTGGTCGGCGGCGATGCCGATGAAATCCATGATCATGATCTCGGCGACCGGCAGCAGGCCGTCGATGGCGGCGCCGATCGCCGCCCCCACGATCGCCGCCTCCGAGATCGGTGTGTCCAGCACCCGGTCGCGGCCGTATTTCGTCGACAGACCCGCGGTCGGTCCGGAAGCGCCGGGATCGGCAATGTCCTCGCCCAGCAGGAAGACTCGCTCGTCGGCGGCGAGCGCCTGATCCAGCGCGAGGTTGAGCGCCTCGCGCATCGTCATCTCTTGGTCGGCCATCGCACGCGTCCTCAGGTCGGGAAGGGGATCGGCGCCGCGTACACGTCCCGGTCGAGTTCGTCCGCCGCCGGCGAATCCGCGCCGAGCACAGTCCGCAGCGCCGCCTCCACGGCGGCCGCCGCGTCGTCGTCGATGCGGGCGAGTTCCGCTTCGCCGCACACCCCCGTCTCGGCGAGCCGCCGCCGGAACCGGGGCACGGGGTCGGCCGCCAGCGCGGCTTGCAGTTGATCGGCGGGTATGTAGGGCATCCGGTCCGCGAAATAGTGGCCGCGGAAGCGGAACGTCTCGCATTCCAGAAACGTGGGGCCGCTGCCGGCGCGGGCGCGCCGCAGCGCGTCGTCGAGCGCGGCCGTCACCGCGAGCGGGTCGTTGCCGTCGACCCGGACCCCGGGCATGCCGTAGCCCGCGGCCCGGTCGGCGACGTGCTCGAGCTTCATGGTGTCGGTGGTCGGCGTCATCTCGGCGTACCGATTGTTCTG encodes the following:
- a CDS encoding enoyl-CoA hydratase-related protein, with the translated sequence MDLNETRERIIYQKEGPIARVTLNWPEKANAQDQKLAEEVDAALADADRDYDIKVLIMKANGKGFCSGHAIGNNAVDYPAFVEGAKVMGTPWKPQTDLFVKPILNLWEFSKPTIAQVHGYCVGGGTHYGLTTDIVTAAEDAYFSYPPLQGFGMPSGECSIEPWIFMNWRRAAYYLYLAEVIDARKALEVGLVNEVVPRDQLDERVEAIARHIAQAPMTTLLATKANLKRAWELMGMRVHWQSSNDLVALASISKDVQELIQTVFKDKVLPSEQARRQAAAAAQTDGAATT
- a CDS encoding lipoyl domain-containing protein; translated protein: MIRIPRVSVAVSEAELTGLLVGAGEHVEAGTPIYVIATEKVEQEIEAGASGTVRWTGQVGTTYQIGAEIGVITG
- a CDS encoding alpha-ketoacid dehydrogenase subunit beta, whose product is MADQEMTMREALNLALDQALAADERVFLLGEDIADPGASGPTAGLSTKYGRDRVLDTPISEAAIVGAAIGAAIDGLLPVAEIMIMDFIGIAADQLINNAAKLRFMTAGRTSAPLTVRTQVYAGLSTGATHSQSLEAWFMHIPGLKVIVPATPRDGKGLLSSAIFDPDPCLFIETIRLQGKKGRVPVDPGFRIPLGQADIKRPGADVSLIGYGRPVHDALAAAAMLGDQGVSAEVVDLRTLVPLDVDTVVASVRRTRRAVIVHDAVQFAGPGAEVAAILHSRLFSELAAPVERVAARFVPNPAAAALEAQVYPSPERIAAAALKTLGRTLTGATAHG